From Quercus lobata isolate SW786 chromosome 1, ValleyOak3.0 Primary Assembly, whole genome shotgun sequence, one genomic window encodes:
- the LOC115982420 gene encoding protein FAF-like, chloroplastic, whose product MSSPLSKSLRLSNIIDEETKIMEIKQGIVSILGSDEFEQRTRASSLRRTLSADMSSRKWLAQNGFSPMKKIASSEELCFSLADSSSSSSSSEGEEDYEERKERGGHPDIWSLIKKEKKQPDQLEKQTGEFDIWSSIIQKTNEDASKTLPPPYIHPLVKRSASSLSEKSLQICTESLGSETGSDGFSSYSSSEAGDLEEDKEEEQEEEQLQQPQQQELQEEKVPEAFDQKDELESFRVAKYHYATTKKSKSVSFPPPLPSLARQDGASLRMESRRDNGRLVLEAVSIPSQNRFRAQRQDGRLVLTFANTTPSEEEHHQEAEKSEADQFEELEDFEEDENPEEEEEEFEEEEDEEGIDNENNSSGAKEIEIVTAQTQGPELSSRFINAHRLASSMMNRPIGIANRNQALSHNINEVVDFEEDMDVKKVMATQVAMSLPPRHRVSQLIQSPKAVSSTASAAPFNAYEYYWRTKPSAKDISFKNHSNKFTISKDIVPNHEQQQFLAVKGDCLVPLSKSCKDSRRSLLLWENYCIATS is encoded by the coding sequence ATGTCAAGTCCTTTGAGCAAGTCCCTTCGCCTATCAAACATTATTGACGAAGAGACCAAGATCATGGAAATCAAGCAAGGCATCGTTTCCATACTCGGCTCAGACGAGTTTGAACAAAGAACAAGAGCCTCTTCTCTGCGAAGAACTCTCTCCGCAGACATGTCCTCCAGGAAATGGCTTGCTCAAAACGGGTTCTCCCCCATGAAAAAGATTGCATCCTCTGAAGAACTTTGCTTCTCCTTAGCAgattcatcatcatcatcttcctcttcaGAAGGAGAAGAAGACTATGAAGAAAGGAAGGAGAGAGGTGGACATCCTGATATTTGGAGcttgattaaaaaagaaaagaagcagcCAGATCAACTCGAGAAGCAGACTGGAGAATTCGATATATGGAGCTCAATTATTCAAAAGACCAACGAGGATGCTTCAAAAACACTCCCACCTCCTTATATTCACCCTCTTGTGAAGAGGTCAGCTAGCTCTTTGAGTGAAAAGAGTCTTCAAATTTGTACTGAGAGTCTTGGATCCGAGACTGGCTCTGATGGCTTCTCATCATACTCTTCATCGGAGGCCGGTGACTTGGAAGAAGACAAGGAAGAAGAACAAGAGGAAGAGCAGCTGcaacaaccacaacaacaaGAATTGCAAGAAGAGAAGGTGCCTGAAGCCTTTGATCAGAAGGATGAGCTGGAAAGTTTCAGAGTGGCAAAGTACCACTATGCCACTACTAAGAAATCAAAGTCAGTATCATTCCCTCCACCTCTTCCTTCTCTTGCTCGTCAAGATGGGGCTTCACTTCGCATGGAGTCTCGTCGCGACAATGGAAGATTAGTCCTCGAAGCCGTGTCCATCCCTTCACAGAACCGGTTTCGTGCTCAAAGGCAAGATGGCCGCCTTGTCCTCACTTTTGCCAATACTACTCCCTCAGAAGAAGAGCACCACCAAGAAGCAGAGAAAAGTGAGGCAGATCAGTTTGAAGAACTCGAGGACTTTGAGGAAGATGAAAatccagaagaagaagaagaagagtttgaGGAAGAAGAGGATGAAGAGGGAATTGATAATGAAAACAATTCTAGTGGAGccaaagaaatagaaatagtgACGGCGCAGACACAAGGGCCAGAGTTGTCAAGTAGATTCATAAATGCGCACAGGTTAGCTTCTTCAATGATGAATAGGCCAATTGGAATAGCAAATAGGAATCAAGCATTGTCACACAACATCAATGAAGTTGTTGATTTTGAGGAGGATATGGATGTGAAGAAAGTGATGGCAACCCAAGTAGCAATGTCTCTTCCACCTCGACACCGTGTGTCTCAACTCATACAGTCCCCAAAAGCTGTGTCATCCACAGCTTCAGCAGCCCCTTTCAATGCTTATGAGTACTATTGGCGAACCAAGCCTTCGGCAAAGGACATATCCTTCAAAAACCATAGCAACAAGTTCACTATCTCAAAGGACATAGTACCAAATCATGAGCAACAACAATTTCTTGCTGTAAAAGGAGATTGCTTGGTCCCTTTGTCAAAGAGTTGCAAGGACTCTAGAAGGTCTTTACTGCTCTGGGAGAACTATTGCATTGCCACCTCTTGA